A window of the Citrus sinensis cultivar Valencia sweet orange chromosome 9, DVS_A1.0, whole genome shotgun sequence genome harbors these coding sequences:
- the LOC102628097 gene encoding zinc finger A20 and AN1 domain-containing stress-associated protein 1 has product MDRNNVTMCMKGCGFYGSKENKNMCSKCYDDYLKAELIAKSSKLLDAAKKSIGPTNAPNPSVLDKSWPPQWIISAAKTTNTSNAVDSRASNQTTSTIESGAGSSVKRRCEICNKKVGLIEFRCRCGHLYCGTHRYPKEHACTFDFKKFDREMLVKDNPLIRADKLEGRI; this is encoded by the coding sequence ATGGATCGTAACAACGTAACTATGTGCATGAAGGGCTGTGGGTTTTATGGCtctaaagaaaacaaaaacatgtgCTCCAAGTGCTACGATGACTATTTGAAAGCAGAACTCATTGCGAAGTCATCCAAGTTATTGGACGCGGCGAAAAAATCTATCGGCCCAACAAATGCACCAAACCCTTCAGTTCTCGACAAATCTTGGCCGCCGCAGTGGATTATTTCAGCCGCCAAGACAACTAATACTAGCAATGCTGTTGATTCTCGTGCTAGTAATCAAACAACGAGTACTATTGAGTCTGGTGCAGGTTCGAGTGTCAAAAGAAGATGTGAAATCTGCAACAAGAAAGTTGGATTGATAGAGTTTAGATGCCGCTGCGGGCACTTGTATTGCGGGACGCACAGGTACCCTAAAGAGCACGCATGCACGTTTGATTTCAAGAAGTTCGATCGTGAAATGTTGGTCAAGGATAATCCTCTCATCCGGGCAGATAAACTGGAGGGCAGAATCTAA